From Pan troglodytes isolate AG18354 chromosome 1, NHGRI_mPanTro3-v2.0_pri, whole genome shotgun sequence:
CATAAAAGGTTGGCATGGCAATCTTTTTACTCATCCTAGTATCATTCATTTTCCACTCAGTAAATCTTTACAGTATTCTTTGAGCCAcctatcatactttttttttctttagataacCTCAACTTTATTTCCCTATGACTCCAAATGAATCTGAGGTTCCAAATGAAGCTGCGGTTCTTCCCACTTTCCCCAATCTTGGAGGAAGAatcatctctctcttcttccGAAATCTCAACTGTAATTTTGAATGCAATCGTTGCTGCCTCCTTCCAGACAACCACTGTTGCCTCTACTATCATTCACCCCTACTGGCTCCTTCCCCAGAGCcagtatacatattttttttaaaaccattttttttttcaagaaagagtcttgctctgtcacaggctggaatgcagtggtgcgatctcggctcactgccacctccgccttctgggttcaagtgattcttgtgcctcagccacccgaatagctgagatgacaggcatgcgcaACCACGCCTGGGTAgttcttgcatttttagtagagatggggtttcaccatgttggccaggctggtctcgaactcctggtctcaagtgatccacccgcctcagcctcccaaagtgctagcattacaggcatgagccactgcacctggcccaatatACATGTTTAAATCTCCCCTACTTATAAAACAAAATCTAAGCAACTCTTCCTTCAAATCTGATCCCACGCCTCAAGATAACATCCTTGTCCTCCCTTCAACAAACACCTTGGAAGAGAAACATAGAATAGTACACTTCTTTTATTCTTCgttctatttttaatgtaatatttgatACACATGTGTCAGGAAAATTGTGAAAAACTTTGAGATGGGAAAAAAGATTACTGGGTATCCTGTCTCCAGTGCACCCATTTGGTCCTTCTGAGCTATTTTACAACTCTGCACAGCTGTTGAAAACTGGTAATACAAATTATTGTCCATAAACATGCCAAAGAATTATGTCCAGTGGGATCTAATCAGTGTTGACCAATTTTGCAACTATTTGTAAATTTACTTCAGCGTTCCTGATTGCATATATGTGTGTTACTTTGAATTCTCCCTTGACACACTTTTGATTCCcttataaatttaataatttaaatgaaaattctgacacatattCATTTCATATTTGTGTGAGAATCGTGATTTCACAAAAATTATtgctgggaacggtggctcatgcctgtaatctcagcacttcgggaggctgaggcgggcagactgcttaggagtttgagaccagtctgggcaacatggtgagactcctgccctaagaaaaaattatcaacaCATGTGACACTTGTTGTTATCAAacaatataataaacatttgtgaaAGACCAGTCAACTTATGACTACAACATCCCTAAGGAGAGCTAAAAGATTCCTCAAGGAAATGGCACAGGGATGTTGGCATATGTACATCAATAACAgcaataaaagatataaaaaagtaGCACAGAAAAGTTTAAACAGGAGTTTCATAAGAATTCTGTGCAAAAAAATGTCATTCCTTGCTGATGGGATCAGAGAAAGCTTCAAGGAAGAAGTGGGATTTGAGCGGGGTACTAATGTGCCAGTTCTTGCCATTCTTCCATCTTATTAAACTCAGATGACAACTCGCCTGTAGTCACTCGCTAtactgtgctgtccaatatgataACCACTTGCCACATGTGACTACTGTTTCGTGGGTCTATTCTGAATTGAGGTGTATTTGAATATAAAACAGACAAGATTTTGAAGAGTTAACatgaaaaattaatgtaaaatatctaTTAACGTTTTTATTGGttacatgttaatattttaatatgttggggtaaactactttaaaaaagaactacGACATCATCAATACTGTTGCATCTATCTGTATGTTCCTTCTCTACTTCATCTCCTTGCTTCCTGTCCAGAAGTAACCATTACCTTGAACTTTAAGATCATTCCCTTATTTTTTCCCCGACATTTGTCTGTATTCctacttttgcctgtttttgagctttaaaaatcatattttattgtatgtgtgGATTAAATAATAGTATTTGTAATGTTAGAAAAGTGTCtagtatgggaggctgaggcaggagaatggcgagaacccaggaggcggagcttgtagtgagccgagatcgtaccactgcactcccgcttgggtgacagagcaagactccgtctcaaaaaaatagtgtCTAGTACATACCAAGTGATTtataagcatttattaaataaaatttaaaaatatggtctTCTGTGGTTGCTTCGTCTATTTTGTTTCTAAGACTTGTCCACGCTGTTAAATGCTGCTGTAATTCCTTATAATGAGAACAAGCTAATGTGTGACAATTGTAACTCATCCATTTTATTTGATAGACTTTTGAGTTActcccatcccacccccaacCATGTTGCTATAGACATTATTATACACATCTCCCAGTACACATGTACAAAATTTCTTCAGGATATACAAACATGCCTAGGAGCAAAACTGCCAAGTGCTAAAGTATATTAATATTCAACTTTACAAGATGGTGTCACATTATTTTTCAAAGCTGTATCAATTCATACTCCCACTCATGGTATATAAGCTTCTGTTGATCCACATTTGTGCTAACAATTGGTATTATCCATCTCAATTTTGCCAATCTTCTGAGTATAAAATGGTATCTCTCtgtgtcttaatttttatttccttgattagTAATAAGGTTAAacgtatatatttctatgtaataaatgtttctgtccattttttcttttgggttgtctttttcttatggATTTCTAATTTCTTAATGTATTGTGGACACTAATTTGTCAGTTAAATTTTATCTAGTCACCCTTCAACACACTAAATAATCTGAAATCTGTATGTATCACTTATTTTGGCAATGGCATTAATAACTTTCTCATTCTAAGTCTTAAAACATCTCTCTTGGTCTCCCCTCCCTATGTAATGTCTCTGCAGTATTGTAACCATTCTCGTCTAGTTCTCAGGTTTTCCCTACCTTGAACTTTCCTATCTTCCCCCTAAGCCCCCaccattcttctttttcctcatgTTTCTTGGAAGCTGGTTTCCTGGAAATTGGTATCATGGTCTGTCATTAATCTTCCTTTACATTCTACATGTACTTTCTCTAGTATCTTAGTTCCATAGCTTTAGCTACTACCTAATTGCTGGTGACTTTCAAATCTCTCCATATAACTGAGCTCCtgactttcattttcaatttaaCATATCTAACCATAATCTGTCCCTAAATACCTGTCACTCCAATTTCCTACCCTGGCTAGTGATATTACTAAGTGCTCAAGTTAGAAAGCTCCAAACTGCTGAAATTTAAAAGCTCAGAAAGAATTTATTATCTCTTATTTTTCCCAGATTTAAGCCATTAGTGACTACAACATAATTACTGAATGCTCAAGAAACGATACATAATACAAATCAGAGGCCAGAAGCTGGCAGCACATCTGTcccaatgttttttaaaatcaggaagtatTACAGGAAAAATCTAAACGGCTCTTTTTTCCTGAATAATGGGAAGATCTGGCAACACTGTCTCATAATCCTTCATGGCCACAAGCACAGCTGAGAAGGTGCAGGCAGATCCCTTTAAATTAACCAAAAGGATGCCAACTTGCCATAAACTTCATTTCCCTCCAGTATCTTACTACTGATTTACTTCACTGATTTATATTACCTGCTCCATTCTTCTTGTGAGCATTTGCCTTTCTAGGCCCTTGTGTTTGCAACCTCTGGTATACCTACATATGGCATAGGAATTCAAAGAAATGATTCTGTGAAAGAGGTAGAAAATAAGCTCAGACTTTAAATAAAGGATGTGGATCAACAGTGTGGCCtaacagaaagagaaacacagCACAAGCTATAGCAATAAGGAAGGGAAAGCACAGGTATGTAGAGAAAGCCCAAAAGTTTTATCTAGAAGCAGCTTACAGCAACTAGGTAATCAATGACAGAGAGTGTGGCATAATGCTTTGGCATtagattcaaatcccagttccACTACTTAGTACTTAAGTGCTAAGCTAAGTTACTTAAGCCTAAGTTTGTGTTTCTTCAGCTACTGAGTTACTTAACATTTCTTCAATTAATGAAATACAATAGTATAGTTGTACTCAACACTTATTCATTTCTTCCACCACCCTATTTCATAGCAGAAGAACCTTGCCAGAGGCAGGTAAAGTGATTTGTCTTAAGTTCACACAGCTAGCAGAGAGTCAGAGCTTCCTTGTTTTTTACTCAGTTCAGggttatgtttgtttttaaaccacACCACATCAATTAATAACAAGAATGACCTTTTACAGAGAGGAGAGGTCATTTTGTAGAATAGGAGGATATGACATTATGTAACACCAGAATGTAATATTTAAAAGTCTTGAGCATCTGAAAGAATTTCACTTATGTTTGGTAATTATATATAAAGGCTGTTTTATCTTAAGACACATTACACAGTAAGACATAACATACTACAACAACATCAAGTTTCTTGTAAGTTTAAAACCTTCATTAGCAACTTAATaagtaaaatgtttacaaattctTCTAGGCTATAAAGAgtatttattacattatttagGTGGCTGCCTCCTGACAAAGTCTAGCTCTTGTTCTTTGTTAACAAAAACCAAACTCATCAGCCTGCAACTACTTCTAAGTGAAGTggagcactatttttttttcggTATTCAACTTAAAAGATCTCTGGCCAGCAGactaaaatgtttgttttataattgCCCGCTGAACTATGATAGTTTGTTTCCAGATGGTGCCCTTCCTTCAACCTGCACACAATCTCTCCTTGTTCGAAACTATTCAACCTCCTGCTGATCCCACCCCCCTATTTAAGGCTACAAAGAGGAAATCCTAAGGAGGAGATTCCCGCCCCCAGTCTCCAGCAATTTTTGGTGATGTAATATGTGGGCTGAACTTGAGTCTACTGAGAAAGAGGGAATCACTATTCAGGGGTACTGTATATACAATCTGGGTCAGCTGCAGCTGGTTACTGCATTTCTCCATGTGGCAGACAGAGCAAAGCCACAACGCTTTCTCTGCTGGATTAAAGACGGCCCACAGACCAGAACTTCCACTATACTACTTAAAATTACATAGGTGGCTTGTCAAATTCAATTGATTAGTattgtaaaaggaaaaagaagttccTTCTTACAGCTTGGATTCAACGGTCCAAAACAAAAATGCAGCTGCCATTAAAGTCACAGATGAACAAACTTctacactgatttttaaaatcaagaataagGGCAGCAAGTTTCTGGATTCACTGAATCAACAGACACAAAAaggtatttaatatttcttttatttaaaaatattatgtatagcAAATGAAtaactattttatatttgtagtagaaatTTCAGAATCTTTTACTAAACAAAGACCTTTGGAATATACTACAGTTTATCTCATCTGAAAAAGGTTTTATCTTGCAACTTGACATAAAAACATTAAGTACTGTGCAATGGTTAATGCATTATTTGAGGTTCAATTTAATGATGTTTAGTGTATATGATTACAGACTGATACATGCATGCCATGCTGGGTTTCTGAAAACAAGTGCTTTAGTGACAGTAGAAAGAAATTTTAACAAGTAACAGATTAAATGTATAAGGCTTACAGCACaatgattaaaaacaaaggaaTACAAACTAAATAGTCGTGAACACAATTAGTTTCTCTTCCTGCAGCCACAGTGTGTGTGCTGAAGATATACATAAACTGTTGGATTTCTCAGAGTGTAGTCATAAAACAAAGCTAAGATATAAAAATAGTTGAAAGTCTTTGCAACAAAATCTCAATTACAGTATAACCAAATATTAAGCAGAAATTCTTGTACAGATTTAAGATTAATCTATGGCATTTCTTGTTCcaactcaaaattttaaatagcttTCCAGGCTTACATGTAATAGTAATTTAATTTGGATGACAGAAATTAAACTTGCTACAAATGGAATCACTTGGAAAAGCTAAGTTATTGATATACACACAAAAGCATTATCTAAGTGGTATtaacaatagaaaataagaaCCCAGAAGATGTAATTAAATTCATGACTAAAAGgccaaaaatatgtaatattttaggtAGAAATAATTTTGTTAAGCACACATAAGAGGTTTCCTTCAATATTCTATCTGGGAGCTTTTTTTACatgcattataaaaattattaaagataaaattacTCGTTACCAATAGTATGCCTTAAACCAAAGACACTTAAGTTTGTTAGATTTGGGGCTCCTTTAGCcttgtaaaaattaaagatattaatgGTTAAGAATCTTGAACAAGCAAATAATGGTAAAGCTAAAATTTTTTCCAACTTTGCTTTCGTGTCCTTTCCTTAAAGATTTAAAACTGTAAATGCTGGCAGGATTTCTGTTAAACACATATTTTACAAGAAATTCTAACAAAATTTCCAAGCAACAGTGGATCTGAAATACTgtcatctctcttttttgttgttgcatgCTATGGAAAGTGCAGGACTTCATTAAGCCTCAGTTCTTACTGACGCTGTCTTAAGGCAGGCATTTAATCTGAACCCCAAATTACACAGATAACTATTTATCCTTTTCTTAAATATATCCAGGGGATTAGATTGTTCTCAAGTCTCTTCCCAGAACATATTTCACAATCTAGAAATTCTTTATCTAACATATCCTGAATGCTTCATAAATTTAACTTCATTGCCTCATGCTGTTTTCAGTGCATGACACAGCCAGTTAAATGCCTCTGTGAGTTTACCATCTGAAAGGAGGCAAATCTTGactttcatttcttctctctaCTAGCTGGCAATATAGCAACTATGAAGAGAAAAGCTACTAATAAAATTAACCCAACGCatagaagacttttttttctcttctaaaaacaACTaagtaaagacttaaatttaaacgTAAGTATTCTATAACTAATTTATAACATTCTCTTGGGGCCTAGGAAAATTTTAACATATACAGAAAGTTTTATGAGGTAACATAGATTTATGGATCTTTTGCTTCAAAACTGAACatatgtgagaaaatattaaataagagaatgttttcagaaaacataacagtaaatgtatttttaaaaccagtTCTTTACTCCTGACGTAGCTAGTCTACTACTTAAGAAATGTGGCTCCTTGCCCTGCTTTAAGTGACAGTGAAGCCaatacttttgtatttatttaaaaaaattatatttatttaaaaactaaacttttAGTTGCCTCCTTTAAATGCTAATTTAGACCACTTTCTCTTATGGTAAACAGTGATTTATCTTATGATTTAATCTTATAGGAACCACAATGAGCCAAGGCAGAATACACACAAGgaagctgtttttgttttaatttagattagcattttggtgttttttgttcttCAATGACAACACTGATGCAAAGTCCTAACAGCAGTCTTGGATGATGCGCTTTAGCTGTTCTATAAAAATCTGTGTCTGGTATTAATACAAGCTGTTCAATCAGAATATTGCTCATAAAATTCTATTTGTTTTAGAGTTTTATATTACTTCCTGCATTTTCCttgttttggtagtttatttcatagtaaatattatttaagtaaaataattttatgatctCAGAGTTTCCATTCTAGTATTAAAATGAATGGACTTTAGCAGTGGtaagttaaattaaatatataggaAAAATGATAAGCATGTGCCCAGGAGGatgatggcttttatttcttgtccctagtttttaaaataacccaTATCTAAATTCCACGAATCTGGagatataataaatgttttatcgGTTTTTGGTATAGGTAACTCCTATATAgtaaaagtctatttttaaaaataaaatagatgactgtttctaaattttctatatatGTCAGAAAGCAAGgtatgaaaacataaaaagctaaaaaaaatacCCATGTGTGCTTTGGCTATCAGTCAGCAAAAGAAGGCCTCGATAGAAATACAGATTGTTATGTCCTCCCtatcttttgttttaattccCTCTCTtgttagtaaaataataataattctccaTACTCCATCTATATTTGCCTTATTTTCATTATCTACCCATTTTGAAGACACTGTTCAattgaaaaataccaaaaaaggaACATGGTTTTAGAAAGTGAAAGTAGCAGTAGTCTTCATGACGACAGCATAAGAGTCTATATTTCATTGACATGACCTTTGTTTTCGGGAGGGGTCCATAATCATAGGTTAGATATATAACTATCAGCTGACAGAATACATACGGAAGGAAAGAAATTGCCGCAGAAGAGTCTGAGATGTAAAAAAATGATCTGGCAGAACGTGGAcacaaattctaccaaaaattaTCCATAAATACTTTTGCATAATTAAGTAACCGGTCAATGAAAAGGGACATAAACCAGGAAAAGGCAGCgaaaaacaagaaacataaaCTTAAGACTCCTCTGTGGTTATGACATGACTAGGGTAAAAATCATAGGTCTAGAAAAGTTAGGAGTAGAAGGTTTGAATCCCATTTGAGTGATTTAGCTTCTCAAGGATTTTCCTCCTTTATAAAATGATACAGCATTACTTCAGTGTTATAAATGCAAATAGTTAACATGTGTTAAGCTACATAAATACAGGGGATTGAAAACATGAACTCTGAAGTCTTcagcctggattcaaattctcGCTCCATCACTATGAACCTGTGTGACTCTTGATAATAAGGTACTTAACTTTTGGATGCCAAGTTTTCCATCTGAAAGTGGGGATCATAATaatctacttcatagggttgtggtGATAAGTAAAACATGAAAATGGCTTAAAACAGTGCCTAACACTGaacaagcactcaataaatattaattactgTTATTGTGTTGTTATTAACAACAGGCATAAACAACTTAGGAGCTGGTTTCTTTAATCAAGAAACAGGTACTTATGTGGAAATTTGGACAGAAAAGCTCTGTCTTAGGGTATCCACTGCCATCCTTCAAAAATGGCAGATAGGTATGAAGTTCCGAAGAGTGAAAAGGTGGCCTGTAATAGACCAGCTCGTTAGTAGATCTGACAGAGTGAACATACCTTACCCATTCTACTTCTGCTACTCTTGTGGGAGGTAactagagagaaaggaaaaagtctTGGCTCTTGAAACTGTTTCCTCAGAAGAATTTGTACTATAAAGAAGTATTTCTCATCTGCTACAGCAAAAACGAAACATTCTAAGCACATATTTTAGTATAGGTGCTGCTTCTATAAATACTGACTATGGGTCAGAGAACCCGATCTAGACCTGGTTCTAATCCTTGTGTGGCCTTAGCCTTCAACATGCACAGAGTACAAAGAGGTTCTTGAATGACAGGGTCTCTAAGGCATTTCCAACTCTGACATTCATATTCAATTACAGACACGTTTCTTTCCTTGGTAATGGTTGTAGAAAATTACTAACATTTTACTAAAATACAGTTCAGTAGGACTTCTGTTAGAAGAACAAACCTGCTGAATTATCTATAAGCTCAGAGTACATATAATTACAGTTCAGGAAATATAATTACCCACAATGACTGTGAGCATTCTATCATTCTAAAATCTGTCACTAATCCCAAAAGGAGATgctataaaaatacaaagcatGTGATGCTAAAACTATCTGGGCTTAGATTTCCCTAAAATCTTTAActttattgaacattttaatgAAGATGACATAATTTATTACAGAGGATCAATTTAATTGGAATTGCATGGTATGAATCTAAAACATTGGCTAGTAAAGTCACCTGGTAATTTTAATACTAGTTAGGCAAGAATGTTTTAATTAATGCCTTACAAACACTGTGTACCATTTTCATAGTCTTAAGGCAGTGAGCTTTTTAAAGGTAAGAAAGCTATCTTATCAGGGTCTCAAAAGCCTCAACAGCACTAGCAGCGTATCTTTGCACAGAGTAGACACTGACCAAAATCTGCTCAATAAACTGGGGAACAAAAAGGATTACAATAAGGTGGTAGCTGGAAGAGTTATTCTCTGAAACATAATCTTTAAACAAATGCCAAAGTACTACAActtaatattaaatttaagaaattaataaagTTAATTCTAGCCTAATCTATTAACACcaataaatattcagtttttccctcacatagttTTTAATATTACTGACTTTAACATAGATTAATAtgaattctttttgctttttctccttcactgatttgtttttcaaaagacaTCATTTTACAACCTCATTTCAAAATGAAGGCTTTTACCTGGACCCTAGGTGTGCTATTCTTCCTACTAGTGGACGCTGGACATTGCAGAGGTGGacaattcaaaattaaaaaaataaaccagagAAGATACCCTCGTGCCACAGATGGTAAAGAGGAAGCAAAGAAATGTGCCTACACATTCCTGGTACCTGAACAAAGAATAACAGGGCCAATCTGTGTCAACACCAAGGGGCAAGATGCAAGTACCATTAAAGACATGATCACCAGGATGGACCTTGAAAACCTGAAGGATGTGCTCTCCAGGCAGAAGCGGGAGATAGATGTTCTGCAACTGGTGGTGGATGTAGATGGAAACATTGTGAATGAGGTAAAGCTGCTGAGAAAGGAAAGCCGTAACATGAACTCTCGTGTTACTCAACTCTACATGCAACTATTACATGAGATTATCCGTAAGAGGGATAATTCACTTGAACTTTCCCAACTGGAAAACAAAATCCTCAATGTCACCACAGAAATGCTGAAGATGGCAACAAGATACAGGGAACTAGAGGTGAAATACGCTTCCTTGACTGATCTTGTCAATAACCAATCTGTGATGATCACTTTGTTGGAAGAACAGTGCTTGAGGATATTTTCCCGACAAGACACCCATGTGTCTCCCCCACTTGTCCAGGTGGTGCCACAACATATACCTAACAGCCATCAGTATACTCCTGGTCTGCTGGGAGGTAACGAGATTCAGAGGGATCCAGGTTATCCCAGAGATTTAATGCCACCACCTGATCTGGCAACTTCTCCCACCAAAAGCCCTTTCAAGATACCACCGGTAACTTTCATCAATGAAGGTGAGTTACCTCTTACTGTAAGTGGGAGTATgaggtttatatttttatgctttatgAAACAATGCTCATAATAAATGCTTATTCATTTTGCGATGTTATATATGTACattaaaatttctattgttttttattaatatCAAGAATTGAACTTAAATACATCTCCTCTTCCAGCTCTGAAGTTCCAGGAGTTTATAAAAACTTAATGTATTCTGTGAAAAAAACCAGTCTTCCATCCAAATTCTTATGATCGAGGGGCTACTATTCTTGAGACAGGAATAAGTACATGCTCCACTCCGAACCACTCCTGTGCACCATAACCATCCTATCAGCTTCTAGCTAGGTCGTCGCTGCTACCCAacaattcttttatttacttCCTGCTGCTTGTACATCATCTTCTtcaaaagaaatatgtaaaattttgctTTCACTCTCTTCAAGCTGTAATTACACCTCATTATCTCCACTCTCAGCAGATGACTCAACTACTACTATACTGAATAAGTCTAATCAGGTCCtgggttttgttctttcttatctTGAAAGCATCTGTACAAAAGCCATGCCTTCTTGCCCTCAGCCTCAAGAATAGGTATCCCTCCTATTTTCCAAGGCTAAACAAACAATTAGTACTGTGTATCCTAAGAAATATAAATGTTCATTATTATAAAAAAAACTATTGCATTGATCATGCATGATTCCAAACtctacttttaaatttcatttctttctctcttcatgcATTCAATGTCAGTCACTGATCTAGGTGTCcagaaaacaaagatgaataatTCATCTTTGTTTCAGTTTACTAAACCCACTGCTAACTTTCTGAATTc
This genomic window contains:
- the ANGPTL1 gene encoding angiopoietin-related protein 1, whose amino-acid sequence is MKAFTWTLGVLFFLLVDAGHCRGGQFKIKKINQRRYPRATDGKEEAKKCAYTFLVPEQRITGPICVNTKGQDASTIKDMITRMDLENLKDVLSRQKREIDVLQLVVDVDGNIVNEVKLLRKESRNMNSRVTQLYMQLLHEIIRKRDNSLELSQLENKILNVTTEMLKMATRYRELEVKYASLTDLVNNQSVMITLLEEQCLRIFSRQDTHVSPPLVQVVPQHIPNSHQYTPGLLGGNEIQRDPGYPRDLMPPPDLATSPTKSPFKIPPVTFINEGPFKDCQQAKEAGHSVSGIYMIKPENSNGPMQLWCENSLDPGGWTVIQKRTDGSVNFFRNWENYKKGFGNIDGEYWLGLENIYMLSNQDNYKLLIELEDWSDKKVYAEYSSFRLEPESEFYRLRLGTYQGNAGDSMMWHNGKQFTTLDRDKDMYAGNCAHFHKGGWWYNACAHSNLNGVWYRGGHYRSKHQDGIFWAEYRGGSYSLRAVQMMIKPID